The Alphaproteobacteria bacterium genome contains a region encoding:
- a CDS encoding caspase family protein, translating to MFRRLLVSLAAVVASCFLLAASASAQQRIALVIGNAAYPKGPIAHSLADGGLVAEALTSVGFDIVEGADVNSGDFRRLFGEFLAKVNAAGPDAIAFIYYSGYAVQFEGDNYLIPVDAQLNRDSEIPIQGVRLFDLLRPLADTPATTKIVVLDAARALPFQIEGGRLAPGLGAIEAAPNLLVAFSSAPGTIAPDGAGPYGAYATAIAEMVREPGLDIDTMFARIRLRTNEATQGAQTPWEVSQLQQIAMLVPGQPSAPPLGAQGFLAPPQTQVGAPVVRHRAPPRPIQDIGPEEAYAYAVEADDLPVYVDYVQVYPNSPYAPRVWAMIRARREALVWREALLVNSPDAYWTYLERYPDGLYIFDARRRLRRLAAGDRPPPGWRRMEFAGLPPPLAGEPVGIISVLPPAPPPRRYLGPPPAFIVGLPPPAAGGGGLWRRPQPSFPVIVTPPPGPRPGFQGRPPGVGVVTPPGMPPGVKGPPPQGQPKIVNQPPPGSPPAGQPPVFRGGPPPQSQPKIVNQPPPGPPPAPPAVKGPPPQGQPKIVNQPPPGPAPGGPPPGWKGPPPQGQPKIVNQPPPGPAPQMRGAPPAPQLQPPRPPQVAAPPPPRAPAPPPPPPGPPPQAKGPPPGTAPQAKGPIPRGQLPKCAVTGGKQPCQP from the coding sequence ATGTTCCGCCGGCTCCTCGTCAGCCTCGCCGCAGTCGTGGCGTCGTGTTTCCTGCTTGCGGCTTCGGCAAGCGCACAGCAGCGCATCGCGCTTGTCATCGGCAACGCGGCCTATCCGAAAGGGCCGATCGCGCATTCGCTTGCTGACGGCGGTCTGGTCGCCGAAGCGCTGACCAGCGTCGGGTTCGACATCGTCGAGGGCGCCGACGTCAATTCGGGAGATTTTCGCCGCTTGTTCGGCGAATTCCTCGCCAAGGTGAACGCCGCGGGCCCCGATGCGATCGCGTTCATCTATTACTCCGGTTATGCGGTCCAGTTCGAGGGCGACAACTATCTGATTCCGGTCGACGCGCAGCTCAACCGCGACAGTGAAATCCCGATTCAGGGCGTGCGGCTGTTCGACCTCCTGCGCCCGCTCGCCGATACGCCTGCGACGACCAAGATCGTCGTTCTCGATGCGGCACGCGCGCTGCCGTTCCAGATCGAGGGCGGGCGTCTCGCGCCGGGTCTTGGCGCAATCGAAGCGGCGCCCAATCTTCTCGTCGCATTCTCCTCGGCGCCCGGCACGATCGCGCCGGACGGGGCAGGGCCCTACGGCGCCTATGCGACGGCCATCGCCGAGATGGTGCGCGAGCCCGGGCTCGACATCGACACGATGTTCGCGCGCATCCGCCTACGCACCAACGAGGCGACGCAAGGGGCGCAGACGCCATGGGAAGTTTCGCAGCTCCAGCAGATCGCCATGCTGGTGCCCGGCCAGCCGAGTGCGCCGCCTCTCGGTGCGCAGGGTTTCCTGGCGCCGCCGCAAACCCAGGTCGGCGCGCCCGTGGTGCGTCACCGCGCGCCGCCGCGTCCGATCCAGGATATCGGCCCGGAGGAGGCTTATGCCTACGCGGTCGAGGCCGACGATCTGCCGGTCTATGTGGACTATGTCCAGGTCTATCCGAACAGTCCTTACGCGCCGCGCGTGTGGGCGATGATCCGCGCGCGCCGGGAGGCGCTGGTGTGGCGCGAGGCGCTGCTGGTCAACTCACCGGACGCCTACTGGACCTATCTCGAACGCTATCCGGACGGGCTTTATATCTTCGACGCGCGCCGGCGCCTGCGGCGCCTTGCGGCCGGCGACCGCCCGCCGCCCGGCTGGCGCAGGATGGAATTCGCCGGACTGCCGCCGCCGCTCGCGGGGGAGCCGGTGGGGATCATCTCGGTTCTTCCGCCGGCTCCGCCGCCGCGCCGCTATCTTGGACCGCCGCCGGCGTTCATCGTCGGGTTGCCGCCGCCTGCCGCAGGCGGGGGCGGGCTGTGGCGCAGGCCGCAGCCCTCATTCCCGGTCATCGTGACGCCGCCTCCGGGCCCGCGGCCCGGCTTCCAGGGCCGTCCTCCCGGGGTGGGCGTGGTGACACCGCCCGGGATGCCGCCCGGCGTGAAAGGCCCGCCGCCGCAAGGGCAGCCCAAGATCGTCAACCAGCCTCCTCCGGGCTCGCCTCCTGCAGGTCAGCCGCCCGTTTTCAGAGGCGGCCCGCCGCCGCAGAGCCAACCCAAGATCGTCAATCAGCCTCCGCCCGGCCCGCCGCCGGCACCGCCCGCGGTCAAAGGCCCGCCGCCGCAGGGCCAGCCCAAAATCGTGAACCAGCCGCCTCCTGGTCCTGCACCCGGCGGTCCGCCGCCCGGATGGAAAGGCCCGCCTCCGCAGGGCCAGCCGAAGATCGTGAACCAGCCGCCCCCGGGGCCTGCGCCGCAGATGCGAGGCGCGCCGCCGGCGCCGCAGCTGCAGCCGCCGCGGCCGCCGCAAGTTGCCGCACCGCCTCCGCCCCGCGCGCCTGCGCCGCCGCCTCCGCCACCGGGTCCCCCGCCGCAGGCGAAGGGGCCGCCCCCTGGCACGGCGCCGCAGGCGAAAGGCCCGATCCCGAGAGGGCAATTGCCAAAATGCGCCGTCACCGGCGGCAAGCAGCCGTGCCAGCCTTGA
- a CDS encoding NAD(P)-dependent oxidoreductase, whose translation MAKVAFLGLGVMGYPMAGHLKNKGGHELTVYNRTAAKAEAWVKEYGGGKVAKTPEEAVAGQDLVMMCVGNDNDVRAVAAAAFPKMGKNTVFVDHTTASAEVARELYEQAKKGGFHFVDAPVSGGQAGAQNGVLTVMCGGDTEPYGRAEKIISASYARMCKLLGPAGAGQLTKMVNQICIAGLVQGLSEGIHFAKKAGLDVEAVIETISKGAAQSWQMENRYKTMNAGKYDFGFAVNWMRKDLSISLAEARRSGAHLPVAALVDQFYSEVQKMGGGRWDTSSLLARLER comes from the coding sequence ATGGCGAAGGTCGCGTTTCTAGGGTTGGGCGTGATGGGCTATCCGATGGCCGGGCACCTGAAAAACAAGGGCGGCCATGAGCTGACGGTCTACAACCGGACCGCCGCGAAAGCGGAAGCGTGGGTCAAGGAATACGGCGGCGGAAAAGTCGCCAAGACCCCGGAGGAAGCGGTCGCGGGACAAGACCTCGTCATGATGTGCGTCGGCAACGACAACGACGTGCGCGCCGTCGCTGCCGCCGCCTTCCCGAAAATGGGCAAGAACACGGTGTTCGTCGATCACACCACGGCCTCGGCCGAGGTCGCGCGCGAGCTTTACGAGCAGGCGAAGAAGGGCGGCTTCCATTTCGTCGACGCGCCGGTGTCGGGCGGCCAGGCGGGCGCGCAGAACGGCGTGCTCACCGTGATGTGCGGCGGCGACACGGAGCCCTACGGTCGCGCCGAGAAGATCATCTCCGCCTCATACGCACGCATGTGCAAGCTGCTCGGACCCGCCGGCGCCGGCCAGCTCACCAAGATGGTGAACCAGATCTGCATCGCGGGGCTGGTGCAGGGCCTTTCGGAAGGCATCCATTTCGCCAAGAAAGCCGGGCTCGACGTCGAGGCCGTGATCGAGACGATCTCCAAGGGCGCCGCGCAATCCTGGCAGATGGAGAACCGCTACAAGACCATGAACGCCGGCAAATACGACTTCGGCTTTGCGGTGAACTGGATGCGCAAGGATCTGTCGATCAGCCTGGCCGAGGCGCGCCGCTCGGGCGCGCACCTGCCGGTCGCGGCGCTGGTCGATCAGTTTTATTCGGAGGTGCAGAAGATGGGTGGCGGGCGCTGGGATACGTCCAGCCTGCTGGCACGGCTGGAGCGCTGA
- a CDS encoding glycoside hydrolase family 25 protein has translation MADPLNVVIDLSHYNEVVSFPDIRASGIVGVIHKATQGTFDRDPTYAWRHRHAVAAGLWWGAYHFGTNADGAAQARFFLSVVNPGPQDLLALDFEQNGDDTMTLAQAEQFVTEVFRETGRYPGFYSDSLVGSLLGGSINETLRQCWLWRAEYGAVLSVPPTWPAWTMWQYTDGEHGEGPYAIVGIGGRGTCDRSRFNGGIDELARLWGHAESAAPPATEVGPPLNLASFMKPSDDPQTG, from the coding sequence ATGGCCGACCCCCTCAACGTGGTGATCGACCTCTCCCACTACAATGAGGTCGTAAGCTTTCCGGATATCCGGGCGAGCGGCATCGTCGGCGTGATTCACAAGGCGACGCAGGGCACCTTTGATCGCGATCCGACTTATGCGTGGCGGCACCGGCATGCCGTCGCGGCCGGCCTGTGGTGGGGTGCCTATCACTTCGGCACCAATGCCGACGGCGCGGCGCAGGCGCGTTTCTTTCTCTCGGTCGTCAATCCCGGCCCGCAGGATCTGCTCGCGCTCGATTTCGAGCAGAACGGCGACGACACCATGACCCTTGCGCAGGCCGAGCAATTCGTCACCGAGGTGTTCAGAGAGACCGGCCGTTATCCGGGTTTCTATTCCGACTCGCTCGTGGGCAGCCTGCTCGGCGGCAGCATCAACGAAACGCTGCGGCAATGCTGGCTCTGGCGCGCCGAATACGGTGCGGTGCTCAGCGTGCCGCCGACCTGGCCGGCCTGGACGATGTGGCAGTACACCGACGGCGAGCACGGCGAAGGCCCCTACGCGATCGTCGGCATCGGCGGCCGCGGGACGTGCGACCGCAGCCGCTTCAACGGCGGCATCGACGAGCTCGCGCGGCTTTGGGGGCATGCGGAGAGCGCCGCCCCGCCCGCAACCGAAGTCGGGCCGCCGCTCAACCTCGCCAGTTTCATGAAGCCCTCCGACGACCCCCAGACCGGTTGA
- a CDS encoding Mrp/NBP35 family ATP-binding protein, which yields MMALKEDVLAALAAVKSPDGAPLTATGKLSDVVASDGKVFFSITVDAGVVPQWEPVRKAAEAAVRAVPGVTSAMVALTGERTPGSPRPAPPPPRAGGNGHGHAHAPRGERPVQGPPGVGAIVAVASGKGGVGKSTTAINLALGLRDLGLKVGVLDADIYGPSVPKLLAIRGRPETLGGNRLRPMTGYGLTVMSIGFLVAEETPMIWRGPMVMSALTQMLREVEWGTLDVMIVDMPPGTGDAQLTMAQQVPLAGAVIVSTPQDLALIDARRGVEMFKRVNVPVLGIIENMSYFVCPKCGERHDIFGHGGAHAEADKLGVPFLGEVPLHMAIRETSDAGRPVVATDPDGPQAKVYREIAGRVREQLQGRGAGRTAPKIVIEA from the coding sequence TTGATGGCGCTGAAAGAGGACGTGCTCGCGGCGCTTGCCGCGGTGAAGAGCCCCGACGGCGCGCCGCTGACCGCGACCGGAAAGCTCTCCGATGTGGTGGCGAGCGACGGGAAGGTGTTCTTCTCAATCACCGTCGATGCCGGCGTGGTCCCGCAATGGGAGCCCGTGCGCAAGGCCGCAGAGGCCGCCGTGCGTGCGGTGCCCGGCGTGACGTCCGCGATGGTCGCGCTGACCGGCGAGCGGACCCCGGGCTCGCCGCGTCCGGCGCCACCACCGCCGCGAGCGGGTGGAAACGGTCACGGGCACGCCCATGCGCCGCGTGGCGAGCGCCCGGTACAGGGCCCGCCCGGTGTCGGGGCGATCGTCGCGGTTGCCTCCGGCAAGGGCGGTGTCGGCAAGTCGACCACCGCGATCAACCTCGCGCTGGGCTTGCGCGACCTCGGTCTCAAGGTCGGCGTGCTCGATGCCGACATTTACGGTCCCTCGGTGCCGAAGCTGCTTGCGATCCGCGGGCGGCCGGAGACACTTGGCGGCAATCGTTTGCGGCCGATGACCGGGTACGGACTGACCGTGATGTCGATCGGCTTCCTCGTCGCCGAGGAAACGCCGATGATCTGGCGCGGGCCGATGGTGATGTCGGCGCTCACCCAGATGCTGCGCGAGGTGGAGTGGGGCACGCTCGACGTGATGATCGTCGACATGCCGCCCGGAACCGGCGACGCGCAGCTCACCATGGCGCAGCAGGTACCGCTCGCCGGTGCGGTGATCGTCTCGACCCCGCAGGACCTTGCGCTGATCGATGCACGCCGCGGCGTCGAGATGTTCAAGCGCGTGAACGTGCCGGTGCTCGGCATCATCGAGAACATGAGCTACTTCGTCTGCCCGAAATGCGGCGAGCGGCATGATATTTTCGGCCATGGCGGCGCGCATGCGGAAGCCGACAAGCTCGGCGTGCCGTTCCTCGGCGAGGTCCCGCTGCACATGGCGATCCGCGAGACGTCGGATGCCGGGCGGCCCGTGGTGGCGACCGACCCGGATGGGCCGCAGGCCAAGGTCTATCGCGAGATCGCGGGCCGCGTGCGCGAACAGTTGCAGGGCAGGGGGGCGGGACGTACGGCGCCGAAGATTGTGATCGAGGCGTAG
- a CDS encoding type II toxin-antitoxin system RelE/ParE family toxin — MQVVLLTRARADLIRLRQFLQPHGESLSQRAVDMLFAAAHSLRDLPEGGRPAARPGYRELVVPFGRGAYVLRYRIDYERDTVVIVRIYGRELRD; from the coding sequence GTGCAAGTCGTCCTCCTAACGCGAGCTCGGGCCGATCTCATTCGGCTCCGCCAATTCCTCCAACCGCACGGCGAGAGTCTCTCTCAAAGAGCTGTCGACATGTTGTTCGCGGCGGCGCATTCGCTGCGTGATCTGCCCGAGGGAGGACGTCCCGCCGCAAGGCCCGGCTATCGCGAATTGGTCGTCCCGTTTGGCCGCGGCGCTTATGTGCTCCGATACCGCATCGACTACGAACGCGACACGGTCGTGATCGTGCGCATCTACGGCCGTGAACTGCGCGATTGA
- a CDS encoding Fe2+-dependent dioxygenase — protein sequence MQIVIGNVLSADEVALTRETLAQASFEDGRETAGFAARLVKNNRQATSDRKIEKVRRLVEERILGNELFALAVRPKALTSVMFSRYESGMQYGSHVDDALMQGMRTDVSFTLFLSEPESYDGGELVIETASGEDAVKLAAGSLVAYPSTTLHHVSPVTRGERLAAVGWARSFVRDGAQREMLFDLDTARRQMFAKDGKTAEYDLISKSLANLLRMWVED from the coding sequence ATGCAGATCGTGATCGGCAACGTGCTGTCGGCCGACGAGGTCGCGCTCACCCGCGAAACGCTCGCACAGGCCAGCTTCGAGGATGGGCGCGAGACCGCCGGATTCGCGGCGCGTCTGGTGAAGAACAATCGGCAGGCGACGAGCGACCGCAAGATCGAGAAGGTGCGCAGGCTCGTCGAGGAGCGCATTCTCGGCAATGAGCTGTTCGCGCTTGCCGTGCGGCCGAAGGCACTCACATCGGTGATGTTCTCCCGTTACGAAAGCGGCATGCAGTACGGCAGTCATGTCGACGACGCGTTGATGCAAGGCATGCGCACGGACGTCTCGTTCACGCTGTTCCTGTCCGAACCCGAGAGCTACGACGGCGGCGAACTGGTGATCGAAACGGCCTCCGGCGAGGACGCAGTGAAACTCGCGGCGGGAAGCCTCGTCGCCTATCCGTCAACGACTTTGCATCACGTGTCGCCGGTCACGCGCGGCGAGCGCCTTGCGGCGGTCGGCTGGGCGCGCAGTTTCGTGCGCGATGGCGCGCAGCGCGAGATGCTGTTCGATCTCGACACCGCGCGGCGGCAGATGTTCGCGAAGGATGGCAAGACGGCGGAGTACGATCTCATATCGAAGTCGCTCGCGAATTTGCTGCGGATGTGGGTGGAGGACTAG
- a CDS encoding cytochrome c peroxidase: MSWRKAAQGHFGTLVAAFLCGALAGSVAAFAQTDDLAALKDKFRRSPAIPFPASNPYNEAKRALGQTLFHDKRLSADGTVACATCHVRAKGFSDGRVTAIGVPGRPLARHAPTLWNLAWAGPVFWDGRARSLEEQVAGPIIAPDEMAQPMAPLVARLATDKAYAGAFAKAFPENPRVTEDNLKNAIATYERTLVSPPTRFDRWVEGGAQALSPQEIDGFRLFTGKAGCANCHSGWAFTDYAFYDIGLPSDDRGRGAVLRLEAAEHAFKTPSLREVARRPPYMHDGSLATLDDVVRHYAGGVTERPTLPRDLTRGLSLDSREQAALVAFLKTLTSEQDPQPPATIIAEKSAPVAATRATSVSQHDKTFTPKRVRIRLTDKLWILNNDTRTHNIRVFDPKLDFDSGAQEPGETVEMTFPKTGSYLVFCGIHPKMELTVDVAR, translated from the coding sequence GTGAGCTGGCGCAAGGCGGCGCAGGGGCATTTCGGCACGCTCGTTGCGGCGTTTCTCTGCGGTGCGCTCGCGGGCAGCGTCGCGGCCTTCGCGCAGACTGATGACCTCGCGGCGCTGAAGGATAAGTTCCGGCGGTCCCCCGCGATCCCGTTCCCGGCATCCAATCCCTATAACGAGGCGAAGCGTGCGCTCGGCCAGACGCTGTTTCACGACAAGCGTCTCTCCGCCGACGGCACGGTGGCCTGCGCGACCTGTCACGTTCGTGCGAAGGGATTCTCCGACGGCCGCGTTACTGCGATTGGCGTGCCGGGCCGGCCGCTCGCGCGTCATGCGCCGACGCTGTGGAATCTCGCCTGGGCCGGACCGGTGTTCTGGGATGGCCGTGCACGCAGCCTCGAGGAGCAGGTTGCCGGGCCGATCATCGCGCCCGACGAGATGGCGCAGCCGATGGCGCCGCTGGTCGCGCGGCTTGCTACCGACAAGGCCTATGCGGGCGCATTCGCGAAGGCGTTCCCGGAAAATCCGCGCGTGACCGAAGACAATCTCAAGAACGCGATCGCGACTTACGAGCGCACGCTGGTCTCGCCGCCGACACGCTTCGATCGCTGGGTCGAGGGCGGCGCACAGGCGTTGTCGCCACAGGAAATCGACGGCTTCCGTCTGTTTACCGGCAAGGCCGGCTGCGCCAACTGCCATTCGGGCTGGGCGTTCACCGACTATGCGTTCTACGACATCGGGCTGCCGAGCGATGACCGCGGACGCGGTGCGGTGTTGCGCCTGGAAGCCGCCGAGCACGCGTTCAAGACGCCGTCGCTGCGCGAAGTGGCGCGGCGCCCTCCCTACATGCATGACGGGTCGCTCGCGACGCTCGACGATGTGGTGCGCCACTACGCGGGCGGCGTGACCGAACGGCCGACCTTGCCAAGGGACCTCACGCGGGGCTTGTCACTTGATAGCCGCGAGCAGGCGGCGCTGGTCGCATTTCTCAAGACATTGACGAGCGAGCAAGACCCGCAGCCCCCCGCAACCATCATCGCCGAAAAATCAGCGCCGGTCGCCGCCACGCGCGCCACCTCGGTGTCGCAGCATGACAAGACCTTTACGCCGAAGCGTGTGCGCATCCGCCTCACCGACAAGCTCTGGATCCTCAACAATGACACGCGCACGCACAACATTCGCGTGTTCGATCCGAAGCTCGATTTCGATTCCGGTGCGCAGGAGCCCGGCGAGACCGTGGAGATGACCTTTCCGAAAACCGGCTCGTATCTGGTATTCTGCGGCATCCATCCCAAGATGGAGCTCACCGTCGACGTCGCGCGGTGA
- a CDS encoding TRAP transporter substrate-binding protein: MKRRQFLKTAGAGAAATAIASPAIAQSMPETKWRLTSSFPKSLDTIYGASEVFAKAVAEATDNKFQISVFAAGEIVPGLQAADAASNGTVEMCHTASYYYVGKDPTYAFGTAVPFGLNSRMQNAWQYFGGGLELMNDFYKKANIYGIPCGNTGCQMGGWFRKEIKEPADFNGLKMRIGGFAGRVLTKLGLVPQQLAGGDIYPALEKGTLDACEWVGPYDDEKLGFNKVAQYYYYPGWWEGGAMLHNFINLEKWNALTPTYKSIVRTASMAAHEWMQAKYDAVNPAALKRLVAGGAQLRPFPPAVMDACLKASLELYNEVSAANADFKKMWESTLAFRNDQYLWWQVAEYTYDTYLIRNRTRV; the protein is encoded by the coding sequence ATGAAGCGTCGCCAATTCCTGAAAACCGCGGGCGCAGGCGCTGCCGCGACCGCGATCGCCAGTCCCGCCATTGCGCAATCGATGCCGGAAACCAAGTGGCGGCTGACCTCGAGTTTTCCCAAATCCCTCGACACGATTTACGGCGCGTCCGAAGTCTTTGCGAAGGCCGTTGCGGAAGCGACCGACAACAAATTCCAGATTTCGGTTTTCGCCGCGGGCGAAATCGTGCCCGGCCTGCAGGCGGCCGATGCGGCGAGCAACGGCACGGTCGAGATGTGCCACACGGCGTCCTACTATTATGTCGGCAAGGACCCGACCTATGCGTTCGGCACCGCGGTCCCGTTCGGGCTGAACAGCCGCATGCAGAACGCCTGGCAGTACTTCGGCGGCGGCCTCGAGCTGATGAACGATTTCTACAAGAAGGCAAACATCTACGGCATTCCCTGCGGCAACACCGGCTGCCAGATGGGCGGCTGGTTCCGCAAGGAGATCAAGGAGCCCGCGGATTTCAACGGCCTGAAGATGCGCATCGGTGGCTTCGCCGGACGCGTGCTCACCAAGCTTGGCCTCGTGCCACAGCAGCTCGCCGGCGGGGACATCTATCCGGCGCTGGAAAAAGGCACGCTCGACGCCTGCGAGTGGGTCGGCCCATACGACGACGAGAAGCTCGGCTTCAACAAGGTCGCGCAGTACTACTATTACCCCGGTTGGTGGGAAGGCGGCGCAATGCTGCACAACTTCATCAACCTGGAAAAATGGAATGCGCTCACGCCCACCTACAAGTCGATCGTGCGGACCGCGTCGATGGCAGCGCATGAATGGATGCAGGCAAAATACGATGCGGTGAATCCTGCGGCACTCAAGCGCCTGGTCGCGGGCGGCGCGCAGCTGCGCCCGTTCCCGCCGGCGGTGATGGACGCGTGCCTGAAGGCTTCGCTCGAACTCTACAACGAGGTGTCCGCCGCAAATGCCGACTTCAAGAAGATGTGGGAGTCGACCCTCGCCTTCCGCAACGATCAGTATCTGTGGTGGCAGGTCGCCGAATACACCTACGACACTTATCTGATCCGAAACCGCACCCGCGTCTAA
- a CDS encoding TRAP transporter substrate-binding protein, translating into MKRREFIKTAGAGLAASAAIAAPAIAQSMPETKWRLTSSFPKSLDTLWGASETFSKYVSEATDGKFQVAPFAAGEIVPGLQAMDAVGAGTVECCHTAAYYYVGKDPTFPLFCAVPFGLNSRQQNAWFYDGGAQKLMDEFTKKFNVVSMLGGNTGCQMGGWFRKEIKEVGDLNGIKMRIAGLAGNVMQKLGVVPQQLAGGDIYPALEKGTVDAAEWVGPYDDEKLGFYKVAPYYYYPGWWEGGTTNHFMFNIAKWEELPKAYKAVVTAAAGYANVEEQAKYDARNPAALKRLVAGGAQLRPFSQPIMEACLKASNEVYAEISGKNPDFKKVYDNMVAFRNDEYLWWQVAEYTFDTFMIRTRPRA; encoded by the coding sequence ATGAAACGTCGTGAATTCATCAAGACCGCGGGGGCAGGGCTTGCCGCTTCGGCCGCCATCGCCGCGCCGGCGATCGCGCAATCGATGCCCGAGACCAAGTGGCGGTTGACCTCGAGCTTCCCGAAATCGCTCGATACGCTTTGGGGCGCCTCCGAGACCTTCTCGAAGTATGTCTCGGAAGCGACCGACGGAAAATTCCAGGTCGCCCCGTTCGCGGCGGGCGAAATCGTTCCCGGCTTGCAGGCCATGGACGCGGTCGGTGCCGGCACCGTCGAGTGCTGCCACACTGCGGCTTATTACTATGTCGGCAAGGACCCGACCTTTCCGCTCTTCTGTGCGGTGCCGTTCGGCCTCAACTCGCGCCAGCAGAACGCGTGGTTCTATGACGGCGGCGCGCAGAAGCTGATGGATGAGTTCACCAAGAAGTTCAACGTGGTGAGCATGCTCGGCGGCAATACCGGCTGTCAGATGGGCGGCTGGTTCCGCAAGGAGATCAAGGAGGTTGGCGACCTCAACGGCATCAAGATGCGTATCGCAGGCCTTGCCGGCAATGTCATGCAGAAGCTCGGCGTCGTGCCGCAACAGCTCGCCGGCGGCGACATCTATCCGGCGCTGGAGAAAGGCACCGTGGATGCGGCCGAGTGGGTCGGCCCGTATGACGACGAAAAGCTCGGCTTCTACAAGGTCGCGCCGTACTACTACTATCCCGGCTGGTGGGAAGGCGGCACCACAAACCACTTCATGTTCAATATCGCCAAGTGGGAAGAGCTGCCGAAGGCCTACAAGGCGGTCGTGACGGCCGCGGCCGGCTACGCCAACGTTGAAGAGCAGGCGAAATACGACGCGCGCAATCCGGCTGCGCTCAAGCGTCTGGTTGCGGGAGGCGCGCAGCTGCGCCCGTTCAGCCAGCCGATCATGGAAGCCTGCCTGAAAGCCTCCAACGAGGTTTACGCGGAAATCTCGGGCAAGAATCCGGACTTCAAGAAAGTCTACGACAACATGGTCGCCTTCCGGAACGACGAGTATCTCTGGTGGCAGGTGGCCGAGTACACCTTCGACACGTTCATGATCCGGACGCGCCCGCGCGCCTGA
- the dctP gene encoding TRAP transporter substrate-binding protein DctP, protein MKRREFLKSAGVGLAASTAVAAPAIAQSMPETKWRMPTSWPKSLDTLYGGCEYFARRIHEMSDGKFQIQVFAAGEIVPGLQILDAVQNGTVEMGNTASYYYFGKDAALTFGTALPFGVNTRGMNAWLRFGEGAQLMNELFAKFNCIGFAAGNTGAQMGGFFRKQINTVDDLKGLKFRVGGFAGTILQRVGVVPQQLAAGDIYPALEKGTIDAAEWVGPYDDEKLGFVKVAQNYYYPGWWEGCGQGHNLINLQKWNELPKVYQSMLEVAAGDSWGWVVGKYDYANPAALKKLISQGAQLRPFPQPVLEACYNAAQEVYAEHMKTNPMFKKLHDSLSAFRNDSFGWQQVAELGFDSFMMRMRTRT, encoded by the coding sequence ATGAAGCGTCGTGAATTCCTGAAGTCCGCAGGCGTTGGGCTCGCGGCTTCGACCGCGGTTGCGGCGCCGGCGATCGCGCAGTCAATGCCGGAAACCAAATGGCGCATGCCGACGAGCTGGCCGAAGTCGCTCGATACGCTCTACGGCGGCTGCGAATACTTCGCCAGGCGCATCCACGAGATGAGCGACGGCAAATTCCAGATCCAGGTCTTCGCGGCGGGCGAGATCGTGCCGGGCCTTCAAATTCTCGACGCAGTGCAGAACGGCACCGTCGAGATGGGTAACACCGCCTCCTATTACTACTTCGGCAAGGATGCGGCCTTGACGTTCGGAACCGCGCTTCCCTTCGGCGTCAACACGCGCGGCATGAATGCGTGGCTGCGGTTCGGTGAAGGCGCGCAGCTGATGAACGAGCTGTTCGCGAAATTCAATTGCATCGGCTTTGCGGCCGGTAACACCGGCGCCCAAATGGGCGGCTTCTTCCGCAAGCAGATCAACACGGTCGACGATCTCAAGGGCTTGAAATTCCGGGTTGGCGGGTTCGCCGGCACGATCCTTCAGCGTGTCGGCGTAGTGCCGCAGCAGCTCGCAGCAGGCGACATCTATCCGGCCCTGGAAAAAGGCACCATCGATGCAGCCGAATGGGTCGGCCCCTACGACGACGAGAAGCTCGGCTTCGTGAAGGTGGCGCAGAACTACTACTATCCGGGCTGGTGGGAAGGCTGCGGCCAGGGCCACAATCTCATCAACCTGCAGAAATGGAATGAATTGCCGAAGGTCTATCAGAGCATGCTCGAGGTTGCGGCGGGCGACTCATGGGGCTGGGTGGTCGGCAAGTACGACTACGCCAATCCTGCGGCGCTCAAGAAGCTGATCTCGCAGGGCGCCCAACTGCGGCCGTTCCCGCAACCGGTGCTCGAGGCCTGCTACAACGCCGCGCAGGAAGTCTACGCGGAGCACATGAAGACCAACCCGATGTTCAAGAAGCTGCACGACAGCCTCTCGGCCTT